In Zingiber officinale cultivar Zhangliang chromosome 1A, Zo_v1.1, whole genome shotgun sequence, a genomic segment contains:
- the LOC122002418 gene encoding plant UBX domain-containing protein 7-like: METLPSAAERQQLISFFLEVAAGQTADVAARFLEAAAWKFDEAVQLFYFSNESGGVESSFLPPQTNGITSVENMLASGSSVQGALEDEVRAPLSGVRDILNEDPAFFRSQPNLDVPFGISRHSAIWESSESVLSTSNGTHDNLASLYTPPFSLMFQGRFDQAKVEASRRGKWLLLNLQSHEEFSSHMLNRDTWAIFILYILL, translated from the exons ATGGAGACTCTCCCATCGGCAGCGGAGCGACAGCAGCTCATCTCCTTCTTTCTCGAGGTTGCCGCTGGCCAGACCGCCGATGTCGCCGCACGATTTCTTGAG GCCGCGGCTTGGAAGTTTGATGAGGCTGTACAGCTCTTCTATTTCAGCAATGAAAGTGGTGGCGTGGAGTCATCGTTCTTACCTCCACAGACTAATGGAATTACTAG TGTGGAAAATATGCTTGCCAGTGGTAGTTCAGTGCAAGGTGCTCTTGAAGATGAAGTGCGAGCACCTTTGTCTGGCGTAAGAGATATCCTTAATGAAGATCCTGCTTTTTTCAG GTCTCAACCAAATTTAGATGTTCCCTTTGGCATATCAAGACATTCTGCTATTTGGGAATCAAGCGAGAGCGTTTTGTCAACATCAAATGGCACCCATGACAATCTCGCTTCATTATATACTCCACCTTTTTCCTTGATGTTCCAAGGGCGCTTTGACCAG GCAAAGGTTGAGGCATCCCGTCGTGGCAAGTGGTTGCTACTCAATCTGCAGTCTCATGAAGAATTTAGCTCGCACATG CTCAACCGCGATACATGGGCAatctttattttatatattcttttatga